A region from the Pseudomonas triticicola genome encodes:
- a CDS encoding TauD/TfdA family dioxygenase has translation MSDQGLAVSAPYAALSHRHDELATRGWTVLTPEEFAHDVEGVLHGFGPIVPQFNGQTAFAITRKPGYEDLPYSQSMNGIGPHTEAPVYGPPPRYLALHCLRQATCGGGHTGLVDGIEFLRSLTSSEPELREWLDDHPVEFVATAKPGEPDQRRVLEYILTPTASGDIFRFSYNQFHYGDVNPSKQALEQSQVADSDTPLARFARLGEAYFVEHNTPVLIPDGCLLIWDNWRMIHARSRYSDPARHLTRYWLG, from the coding sequence ATGTCAGATCAAGGACTTGCCGTGTCCGCACCTTATGCTGCGCTGAGCCATCGTCACGACGAGCTGGCGACGCGCGGCTGGACGGTGCTGACGCCCGAAGAGTTTGCCCACGATGTCGAGGGCGTTTTACACGGCTTCGGCCCGATCGTTCCGCAGTTCAACGGGCAAACCGCGTTCGCCATCACGCGTAAACCGGGCTACGAGGACCTGCCTTATTCGCAGAGCATGAACGGCATCGGCCCGCACACCGAGGCACCGGTCTACGGGCCACCGCCACGCTACCTCGCCTTGCATTGCCTGCGGCAGGCGACCTGTGGCGGCGGGCATACCGGGTTGGTTGACGGCATTGAGTTTCTGCGCTCGCTGACGTCCAGCGAACCCGAGCTGCGCGAGTGGCTCGACGACCATCCGGTCGAGTTCGTCGCCACCGCCAAACCCGGCGAGCCGGACCAGCGCCGTGTGCTCGAGTACATCCTCACGCCGACGGCCTCCGGGGATATTTTCCGCTTCAGCTACAACCAGTTTCACTACGGCGATGTGAACCCGTCGAAGCAAGCGCTGGAGCAATCGCAGGTGGCCGACAGTGATACGCCGCTGGCGCGATTCGCTCGGTTGGGCGAGGCGTATTTCGTCGAGCACAACACCCCGGTGCTGATCCCCGACGGTTGCCTGCTGATCTGGGACAACTGGCGAATGATCCACGCCCGCAGCCGCTACAGCGATCCGGCGCGTCACCTCACGCGTTACTGGCTGGGCTGA
- a CDS encoding diiron oxygenase, which translates to MQTAIEIATVDHQLVVRLNQAWSKRATVCSPDKTAAVETFDPARADYPERLVPFFNHADFQALSAELKSAVLTWGWIGYNLRTVTAEEHVVNPALSVIANQYLGADDWHFREAMQQTLIDEHYHTLMHLRAIERTRAERNLTVMLELPPSVTYLRLRALQETLSEQWQRDLAAITFAVVAEISVNAYLDLLADDQSIQPQNRRVAELHNRDEYAHSKVLAEVAKVMYANMQVAQREFFTRTLSQALSAFVAQDYSMWEAILTQLGVQKAARIIEQTRESNRNATIMRDYSGLHRLAEDLGISAQLDFDFRPTLKTTAAA; encoded by the coding sequence ATGCAAACAGCAATCGAGATTGCCACCGTTGATCATCAACTGGTGGTGCGGCTGAATCAGGCCTGGAGCAAGCGTGCGACGGTGTGTTCGCCGGACAAAACGGCTGCGGTCGAGACGTTCGACCCGGCGCGGGCCGACTACCCCGAGCGGCTGGTACCGTTTTTCAATCATGCGGACTTTCAGGCACTCAGTGCCGAGCTGAAAAGCGCGGTGCTGACCTGGGGCTGGATCGGTTACAACCTGCGCACCGTCACCGCCGAGGAACACGTGGTCAACCCGGCGCTGAGCGTGATCGCCAACCAGTATCTGGGGGCCGATGACTGGCACTTTCGCGAGGCCATGCAACAAACCCTGATCGACGAGCATTACCACACGTTGATGCACCTGCGCGCCATCGAGCGCACCCGCGCTGAACGCAATCTGACAGTCATGCTCGAGCTGCCGCCGTCGGTGACTTATCTGCGCCTGCGGGCCCTGCAGGAAACCCTGAGTGAGCAATGGCAGCGTGACCTGGCAGCGATCACCTTCGCGGTGGTTGCGGAAATCAGCGTCAATGCCTACCTCGATCTGTTGGCCGACGATCAGAGTATTCAGCCGCAGAATCGCCGCGTCGCCGAACTGCACAACCGCGACGAATATGCCCACAGCAAAGTGCTCGCCGAAGTGGCCAAGGTCATGTACGCCAACATGCAGGTGGCCCAGCGCGAATTTTTCACCCGCACCTTGTCGCAGGCCCTCAGTGCGTTTGTTGCCCAGGATTACTCGATGTGGGAAGCGATCCTGACGCAGCTGGGTGTGCAGAAAGCGGCGCGGATAATCGAGCAAACCCGCGAAAGCAATCGCAACGCGACCATCATGCGTGATTACAGCGGTCTGCATCGTCTGGCTGAGGATCTGGGCATCAGTGCGCAGCTCGATTTCGACTTCCGCCCAACCCTGAAAACTACAGCGGCAGCCTGA
- a CDS encoding N-acyl homoserine lactonase family protein, which yields MSVPVYEVFAIRVGANAQRTARENFLYDACCGDPNASMPLDYYFWVIRNEAHVVVVDTCFQPATADRRNRQMYRRPENSLRQLDIDPSQVKQVILTHLHWDHAGNLGLFPNATVHLQEAELRFCTGPKMAHRTVNKTYEVEDVMSALPPLFEGRLRLHTGSVEVLPGLTVHPVGGHTPGSQVVRVHTERGWIVLASDAAHLWANIRQRSPFPILDDLAQTLEAFDLIDALADGADHVIPGHDPLIAERFAHWNDDPHIISLHRPPIA from the coding sequence ATGAGCGTTCCTGTGTACGAAGTATTCGCTATCCGTGTTGGCGCCAACGCGCAGCGCACTGCTCGGGAAAACTTTCTCTACGATGCCTGCTGTGGTGATCCGAACGCTTCGATGCCGCTCGATTATTACTTCTGGGTCATCCGTAACGAAGCGCACGTAGTGGTGGTCGACACCTGCTTTCAACCGGCCACGGCGGATCGGCGCAACCGGCAGATGTACCGTCGCCCGGAAAATTCCCTGCGCCAGTTGGACATCGATCCGAGCCAGGTCAAGCAAGTGATCCTGACCCATCTGCATTGGGATCACGCCGGTAATCTGGGGTTGTTCCCAAATGCCACGGTGCATTTGCAGGAAGCCGAACTGCGCTTCTGCACCGGGCCGAAAATGGCCCATCGCACGGTCAACAAAACCTACGAAGTCGAGGACGTCATGTCGGCGCTGCCGCCGCTGTTCGAGGGACGCTTGCGTCTGCACACCGGCAGCGTCGAGGTGCTGCCGGGGCTTACGGTGCATCCGGTCGGGGGGCACACGCCGGGTAGTCAAGTGGTGCGCGTGCACACCGAGCGTGGCTGGATCGTGCTGGCCTCGGATGCCGCGCATTTATGGGCGAACATTCGCCAGCGCAGTCCGTTTCCGATCCTCGACGATCTGGCGCAAACCCTGGAAGCCTTCGACCTGATCGATGCGCTGGCGGACGGCGCGGATCACGTCATTCCTGGACATGATCCGTTGATCGCCGAGCGCTTCGCCCACTGGAACGATGACCCGCACATCATCAGCCTGCACCGGCCACCGATTGCCTAA
- a CDS encoding PLP-dependent aminotransferase family protein, whose translation MNTTPLYRQLANHYLDAIRTGTLKAGERFPSIRLMMEKHAVSLSTAVQVCRALEDQGVLEARPRSGNFIRQPDKPKPPAPAAPVPLDSAVYVGIHQQVSSVLKASQQAAVKINFASAYCAPELYPLKTLQTHMAKTLRVDRHLLGAPGSACGNPVLRQVLARRALASKANMPAERIVITNGATEAINLALRAVTQPGDTVAVESPTFYGLLQILESLNLRVLEVPTTAHSGLNLFALEQMLKGPEPVRAMIVIPNLQNPLGSIMPDTHKARLVELCDEHGTVLIEDDTYGDLVDTEQPLSTLKHWDRNDNLIYCASLNKTLAPGIRLGWISAGRWHERVEMLKHTQTRGCEALSQLAVSAFMKSPSYERYLRRLRKILTEQRQQTSAAIIRYFPAGTRATAPRGGTLLWVELPRQLSAMTLFHEALKVGIQITPGDIFSNTQRFGHCLRIACGTPFSSRIDEALQTLGRLLDEQR comes from the coding sequence ATGAACACCACGCCCCTTTATCGTCAGCTCGCCAACCACTACCTTGACGCGATTCGCACCGGCACCCTCAAGGCCGGCGAACGCTTCCCTTCAATTCGATTGATGATGGAAAAACACGCGGTGAGTCTGTCCACCGCCGTGCAGGTCTGTCGGGCGCTGGAGGACCAAGGCGTGCTGGAGGCGCGGCCGCGCTCGGGCAACTTCATCCGCCAGCCCGACAAACCGAAACCACCCGCCCCTGCTGCACCGGTGCCGCTGGACAGCGCCGTGTACGTGGGGATTCACCAACAGGTGTCTTCGGTGCTCAAGGCCAGTCAGCAGGCCGCAGTCAAAATCAATTTCGCCAGCGCCTACTGTGCACCGGAGTTGTATCCGCTAAAGACTTTGCAGACGCACATGGCCAAGACCCTGCGCGTGGATCGGCACTTGCTCGGCGCGCCAGGTTCGGCGTGCGGCAACCCGGTGTTGCGCCAGGTACTCGCCAGACGCGCGCTGGCGAGCAAAGCCAATATGCCCGCCGAGCGCATTGTCATCACCAATGGCGCCACCGAGGCGATCAATCTGGCGTTGCGCGCGGTTACGCAGCCCGGCGACACCGTGGCGGTGGAGTCGCCGACGTTTTACGGTCTGCTGCAAATCCTCGAGAGTCTCAACTTGCGCGTGCTCGAAGTGCCGACCACCGCCCACAGCGGCTTGAATCTCTTTGCCCTCGAACAAATGCTCAAGGGACCGGAACCGGTCCGTGCCATGATCGTGATTCCCAATCTGCAAAACCCGCTCGGCAGCATCATGCCCGACACACACAAGGCGCGACTGGTCGAGCTGTGCGATGAGCATGGCACTGTGCTGATCGAGGATGACACTTATGGCGATCTGGTCGACACCGAACAACCGCTGTCCACCCTCAAGCACTGGGACCGCAACGACAATCTGATCTATTGCGCTTCGCTGAACAAAACTCTGGCGCCAGGCATACGCCTCGGCTGGATCAGCGCCGGACGCTGGCATGAACGAGTCGAGATGCTTAAACACACCCAGACCCGAGGCTGTGAAGCGCTGTCGCAACTGGCCGTCAGCGCCTTCATGAAGAGTCCATCGTACGAACGCTACCTGCGTCGCTTGCGCAAAATCCTCACCGAACAACGTCAACAGACCAGCGCTGCGATCATCCGCTATTTCCCTGCCGGAACTCGCGCCACCGCACCCCGCGGCGGGACGTTACTGTGGGTGGAACTGCCCCGGCAACTGTCGGCGATGACGCTGTTTCACGAAGCGCTGAAGGTGGGTATCCAGATCACCCCTGGTGACATTTTTTCCAACACCCAGCGCTTCGGCCATTGCCTGCGTATTGCCTGCGGGACACCGTTTTCTTCGCGCATCGATGAGGCATTGCAAACCCTCGGACGACTGCTCGACGAACAACGTTAG
- a CDS encoding MFS transporter yields the protein MNITYSTKNLTILIWIVNLCAICASTLSYIYLSYYTYKETDNLLYSQIVLFSPMVLPVVFVGQIYRLSDRISPRTLLLLSNAVALLVAVLVYSILPTVALIAIVGGVAIGTLDALQRVGRIVAIKCYFNSQNVESTVPLTLTAQFIAGGIAGATMGLVKGEMMPWQAMLITATLFAIAAGAAFLLPKADRPASGALPPSAALIATFSQLMKTTPSLRSSFASFIIFVSVYQGFFNVSRIILPAHVLGLSEGYVGLLQAVNSMAALAGAILYYKLNKRGHRLAPLSMAGASALFMMTAAYGGGFASSYIAYFFYIFFFELAFFKLQSDVVLATPANAMPLVASVQYAGVYAGMIITIFFGSLLVEHIGLFATSMVFAGSYLIVMKLLSSGLKPVEQTV from the coding sequence ATGAATATCACTTATTCAACCAAGAACCTGACGATCCTGATATGGATCGTAAACCTCTGTGCCATTTGCGCCTCTACCCTCAGTTATATCTACCTGTCTTATTACACTTACAAGGAAACCGACAATCTGCTGTATTCGCAGATCGTGCTGTTTTCACCGATGGTATTGCCCGTAGTATTTGTCGGGCAGATATATCGGCTCTCTGACCGGATCTCTCCGCGGACCTTGCTCCTGTTGTCCAATGCCGTGGCATTGCTGGTGGCAGTGTTGGTTTATTCGATATTGCCGACGGTTGCCCTGATTGCCATTGTCGGTGGCGTCGCGATCGGTACCCTGGACGCGCTGCAACGGGTGGGTCGCATCGTCGCGATCAAATGCTATTTCAACTCGCAGAACGTCGAGTCGACAGTGCCTTTGACGCTGACTGCGCAGTTCATTGCTGGCGGTATCGCCGGTGCAACAATGGGCCTGGTCAAAGGCGAGATGATGCCTTGGCAGGCTATGCTGATCACCGCCACGCTGTTTGCGATCGCAGCCGGTGCCGCCTTTCTGCTGCCCAAAGCCGATCGTCCGGCCAGCGGCGCGTTGCCGCCATCTGCTGCACTGATCGCGACGTTCTCCCAGTTGATGAAAACGACGCCTTCGCTGCGTAGCAGCTTTGCCAGCTTCATCATCTTTGTCAGTGTCTACCAGGGCTTCTTCAACGTTTCGCGGATCATTCTGCCCGCCCATGTGCTGGGTTTGTCGGAAGGTTATGTCGGTCTGTTGCAAGCCGTGAACAGCATGGCCGCATTGGCCGGGGCGATCCTCTACTACAAGCTCAACAAGCGCGGCCATCGCCTGGCACCGCTGTCGATGGCCGGTGCCAGTGCGCTGTTCATGATGACCGCGGCCTATGGTGGCGGGTTTGCCTCCAGCTACATTGCTTACTTCTTCTATATCTTTTTCTTTGAACTGGCGTTTTTCAAACTGCAATCGGATGTGGTGCTGGCGACGCCGGCCAATGCAATGCCTTTGGTGGCGTCGGTGCAATATGCGGGCGTCTACGCCGGGATGATCATTACAATCTTCTTTGGCTCATTACTGGTTGAACATATTGGTTTGTTTGCCACCAGCATGGTATTTGCCGGCAGCTATCTAATCGTTATGAAGTTATTATCGTCAGGTCTAAAGCCGGTCGAGCAAACTGTTTAA
- a CDS encoding CDP-alcohol phosphatidyltransferase family protein has translation MRHIVPLFPFVRFLDLANWVTTLNILLSFIAVVAAYQGQLSWAATIICLAAILDFVDGHIARTWLSADAPRRAFGKHLDSFADLLNFSVAPALILILLFPSFASVAVAAGLVLSGVLRLAVFAINDPKAPVGYRGLPTTYSGLLFALAFQAVDASHLAAHALVWLTLLIAVLQVTNLKLPKFKAMPTVTFIAVVFSLSTFLLHNA, from the coding sequence ATGCGCCATATAGTGCCGCTGTTTCCGTTCGTGCGTTTTCTCGATCTGGCTAATTGGGTAACCACCTTAAACATACTGTTGTCCTTTATTGCCGTGGTCGCGGCCTATCAAGGTCAGTTGTCCTGGGCCGCCACTATCATTTGCCTTGCCGCGATACTCGACTTCGTCGACGGCCACATCGCGCGGACCTGGTTGTCCGCTGATGCGCCCCGTCGGGCATTCGGCAAACACCTGGACAGTTTTGCCGATCTGCTGAATTTCAGCGTCGCGCCGGCGCTGATCCTGATTCTGCTGTTCCCTTCTTTTGCGAGTGTCGCGGTGGCCGCCGGTCTGGTGCTCTCGGGTGTGCTGCGCCTGGCGGTGTTTGCCATCAATGATCCGAAAGCGCCGGTCGGCTATCGCGGGTTGCCGACCACCTATTCCGGCTTGCTGTTCGCCCTGGCTTTTCAGGCAGTGGACGCCAGCCATCTCGCCGCCCATGCCCTGGTGTGGCTGACTTTACTGATTGCCGTGTTGCAAGTGACCAATCTGAAATTGCCGAAATTCAAGGCAATGCCCACGGTCACGTTCATTGCGGTGGTCTTTTCCCTGAGCACTTTTCTCCTTCACAACGCATAA
- a CDS encoding ATP-grasp domain-containing protein, which yields MKHVVLVDSTVSGLLAFEAAKRLGCYVTFIHQRDMSFLTISVKGDQSKIEPYLKHVDEYIRVDSLNGDEFHDLLVKLNDTRKIDALITTSEAAIVAVAREAELLGTRYPSHEHLCGAVYKSRLRETLRANNVRSPDFQVLTESQLAEGVVPRLALPFVVKPTRGFSKQFSAICFTRKDFDAFVENIRQARADSDPMIDGLVSREYLVEQYVNGTLHSAEVIVQNGVVSCYATTIRFRADYNEILEMTATMPSGLDTAARDEIKAYVQQVFSALKLDIGLYHVELLRDENGPCLVEINARMMGSVAPQMYRMLTGIDPFEMLIRLHLGETIKIDDSLIETAGTVVTVASRHGGRISTSYDPSLLQPLLDKYEITFCTAHVAPGQEVSVYSGNIGTIGHVIVLDSCPYAAAKKGNEFLAELSLLYGNELAKYTGPELL from the coding sequence ATGAAACACGTCGTTTTGGTCGACAGTACTGTCAGTGGCCTGCTGGCTTTCGAAGCTGCCAAGCGTCTGGGTTGTTACGTGACGTTCATTCACCAGCGCGATATGTCATTCCTGACCATTTCGGTGAAGGGCGACCAGTCGAAGATCGAGCCTTATCTCAAGCACGTCGACGAATACATCCGTGTCGATTCGCTCAATGGCGATGAGTTTCACGATCTGCTGGTAAAGCTCAACGACACCCGCAAGATCGATGCGCTGATCACCACGTCCGAAGCGGCGATTGTTGCCGTGGCCCGCGAAGCTGAACTGCTCGGTACGCGTTACCCGAGCCATGAACATCTGTGCGGCGCCGTCTACAAGAGCCGCCTGCGTGAAACCCTGCGGGCAAACAATGTGCGCTCCCCGGATTTCCAGGTGTTGACCGAAAGCCAATTGGCCGAAGGGGTTGTTCCGCGCCTCGCACTGCCGTTCGTGGTCAAGCCGACCCGTGGTTTCTCCAAGCAGTTCTCGGCGATCTGTTTCACCAGGAAAGACTTCGATGCTTTCGTCGAAAACATCCGTCAGGCCCGCGCCGATTCCGACCCGATGATCGATGGACTGGTGAGCCGTGAATACCTGGTCGAGCAATACGTCAACGGCACGCTGCACTCGGCAGAAGTGATCGTGCAGAACGGCGTGGTCTCCTGCTATGCGACGACCATTCGTTTCCGCGCCGACTACAACGAAATCCTCGAGATGACCGCGACCATGCCATCCGGCCTGGACACGGCGGCACGTGACGAAATCAAAGCATATGTGCAGCAGGTCTTCAGTGCTCTGAAACTGGACATCGGCCTGTATCACGTCGAATTGCTGCGCGATGAAAACGGTCCGTGCCTGGTGGAAATCAACGCACGGATGATGGGCAGCGTCGCCCCGCAGATGTATCGCATGCTGACGGGTATCGACCCGTTCGAAATGCTCATCCGCCTGCACTTGGGCGAGACCATCAAGATTGACGATTCGCTCATCGAAACGGCCGGCACCGTAGTCACTGTCGCTTCGCGGCATGGCGGCCGGATATCCACCAGTTACGATCCGAGCCTGTTGCAACCGTTGCTGGATAAATACGAAATCACCTTCTGCACCGCGCATGTCGCTCCGGGTCAGGAAGTGAGTGTGTACAGCGGCAATATCGGCACTATCGGCCACGTCATCGTGCTCGACAGCTGCCCGTACGCCGCAGCAAAAAAGGGCAATGAGTTCCTTGCTGAGCTGTCGCTGCTGTACGGCAACGAGCTGGCGAAATACACCGGTCCCGAGTTGCTCTGA
- a CDS encoding PEP/pyruvate-binding domain-containing protein, producing MQSMTLASPFEFSGKAGTLESLAPFLKTGRVLPLHRFTVANWRNKPQAILDYCARRFADQPMIVRSSSLTEDQDGTSGAGMYDSIGNVRGVAALKQAIEQVIASYGEARDFDEVLIQSMATGVLASGVAMTRDPETGLPYYVVDYVPGEGTDGVTAGTGTVHSFVAIKSQCGVEPAALKGLFALLAEVEELTERDALDIEFAITAEGPLLFQVRPMTGAGVENIDTQADSALRAVLDSEVVLLEGLARKTRQPELGLNAFLGLMPDWNPAEMIGVKPRPLAYSLYKELITDVNWASARFRYGYRDMRNKPLMYQFSGSPYICIPYSVESFIPATLPLSIVNSVVSHCSEHLAAHQSLHDKIEFSIIPTCFTPQLAATPIESIPAFKGLNATQCELYLGELRNVTEHIISADGPFFSDLTRLPRIEQKAERLDRYHENDDPLQRLRHALADAKVVGEVFSGVARAAFVATAVIKSLETQQRIPTGFTDWMIGGVNTVGRKMADDFRILHKEAFLRLHGHVRPGTYDVRVARYDESPDAYFDWNTPLQRAHRDDGPRVISRDIRQAVQQAFDECQFRVSAEQFFKFLDAAVAAREKVKYLYGAFVSQALKALAGWGQQHQLSLDELSFAKLSDFIGNPEEIRLETVRDKIASNRARWQLTQGIRTPVIVCKPQDLLSHAIESCNPNFITRSATEAPVAVLRAEETSKRDIEGCIVLIENADPGFDWIFTHRIAGFITAYGGENSHMSIRAREFAIPAAIGVGDVKFRILLSSSRLILDCAERRIQVLS from the coding sequence ATGCAGTCGATGACTTTAGCCAGTCCCTTCGAGTTTTCCGGTAAGGCCGGAACGCTGGAAAGCCTTGCCCCGTTTCTGAAAACCGGCCGGGTGCTGCCATTGCACCGGTTCACTGTTGCCAATTGGCGCAACAAGCCGCAGGCGATTCTGGATTACTGCGCTCGGCGCTTTGCCGATCAGCCGATGATCGTGCGGTCGAGCAGTCTCACCGAAGACCAGGACGGCACGTCTGGCGCCGGCATGTATGACTCGATTGGCAACGTGCGTGGGGTAGCGGCGCTGAAGCAGGCCATTGAACAGGTGATTGCTTCCTACGGAGAGGCCCGGGACTTCGACGAAGTGCTGATTCAGAGCATGGCCACCGGCGTGCTGGCCTCCGGGGTAGCGATGACGCGTGATCCGGAAACCGGCCTGCCGTATTACGTCGTCGATTATGTTCCCGGCGAGGGCACTGACGGCGTCACGGCCGGGACCGGCACCGTGCATTCGTTTGTCGCCATCAAGTCGCAATGTGGCGTAGAACCTGCGGCACTCAAAGGTTTGTTTGCATTGCTCGCTGAAGTCGAGGAACTGACCGAGCGCGATGCGCTGGACATCGAATTTGCCATCACTGCCGAGGGACCGTTGTTGTTCCAGGTGCGCCCGATGACCGGCGCCGGTGTTGAAAATATCGACACCCAAGCCGATTCAGCCTTGCGTGCGGTGCTCGACAGCGAAGTGGTGTTGCTTGAAGGCCTGGCGCGCAAGACTCGTCAGCCCGAGCTTGGCTTGAATGCCTTTCTGGGCTTGATGCCGGACTGGAATCCGGCCGAGATGATCGGTGTCAAACCAAGGCCGCTGGCCTATTCGCTGTACAAGGAATTGATCACCGATGTGAACTGGGCTTCGGCGCGGTTCCGTTATGGCTACCGTGACATGCGCAACAAACCGCTGATGTATCAGTTCAGCGGCTCACCGTACATTTGCATTCCCTACAGCGTCGAGTCGTTCATTCCGGCGACGTTGCCGCTGTCGATCGTCAACTCGGTGGTCAGCCACTGCTCTGAACACCTGGCAGCCCATCAGTCGCTGCATGACAAGATCGAGTTTTCCATCATCCCCACATGCTTTACCCCGCAACTGGCAGCGACACCGATCGAATCGATACCAGCGTTCAAGGGTTTGAACGCCACGCAGTGCGAGCTCTATCTGGGGGAATTGAGAAACGTCACCGAACACATTATCAGCGCCGACGGTCCGTTTTTCTCGGACCTGACCCGACTGCCGCGCATCGAGCAGAAAGCCGAACGGCTCGATCGCTACCATGAAAATGACGATCCGCTCCAGCGCCTGCGCCACGCGCTGGCGGACGCCAAGGTTGTCGGCGAAGTGTTTTCCGGCGTCGCGCGGGCGGCCTTCGTTGCCACCGCAGTGATCAAATCACTGGAAACCCAGCAGCGAATCCCGACGGGTTTCACCGACTGGATGATTGGCGGGGTAAACACCGTCGGCCGCAAGATGGCCGATGATTTCCGCATCCTTCACAAAGAAGCGTTCCTGCGTCTGCACGGCCATGTACGGCCAGGCACCTACGATGTGCGCGTGGCCCGCTACGACGAAAGCCCTGACGCTTATTTCGACTGGAACACCCCGTTGCAACGCGCTCACCGTGATGATGGGCCAAGGGTGATCAGCCGGGACATCCGTCAAGCCGTGCAACAGGCGTTCGACGAGTGCCAGTTCCGTGTGTCGGCGGAGCAGTTCTTCAAGTTTCTCGACGCTGCTGTCGCGGCCCGGGAAAAGGTCAAATACCTCTACGGAGCATTCGTCTCGCAGGCACTCAAGGCGCTGGCCGGGTGGGGTCAACAGCATCAACTGAGCCTTGATGAACTGAGTTTCGCCAAGCTGAGCGATTTCATCGGCAATCCGGAAGAGATCCGTCTGGAAACGGTGCGCGACAAGATCGCCAGCAACCGCGCGCGCTGGCAATTGACTCAGGGTATCCGTACCCCGGTGATCGTCTGCAAGCCGCAGGACCTGCTGTCCCATGCAATCGAGTCGTGTAATCCGAACTTCATCACCCGCAGTGCCACAGAAGCGCCGGTCGCGGTGCTGCGGGCAGAGGAAACCAGCAAGCGCGATATCGAAGGCTGCATCGTCCTGATCGAGAATGCCGACCCCGGCTTCGACTGGATTTTCACCCACCGGATCGCCGGTTTCATCACCGCCTACGGCGGGGAAAACTCGCACATGTCGATCCGCGCCCGGGAGTTCGCCATTCCTGCCGCCATCGGCGTCGGTGACGTCAAGTTCCGCATTCTGCTGTCGAGTTCGCGGCTGATTCTCGACTGTGCCGAGCGACGCATCCAGGTGCTGTCGTGA
- a CDS encoding gamma-glutamyl-gamma-aminobutyrate hydrolase family protein (Members of this family of hydrolases with an active site Cys residue belong to MEROPS family C26.) translates to MTLIAVTMLRLFDASRDEWRDAIDQRWAKFLAHCALLPLYLPNDPQVSQELLERLQPEGVLLTGGGSCQALSGSVDCRDQTEAMLLAWAQHKQLPVLGVCRGMQVMLAAAGGMLERVAGHVGSHEITFRGVNRRVNSFHDYGFLSVTAGYEIEALSADGVIEAVSHPGKRHSAVMWHPERNPHFDDADISLVRQVFGVSP, encoded by the coding sequence GTGACGTTGATTGCCGTGACCATGCTGCGCCTGTTCGACGCCTCGCGTGATGAATGGCGCGATGCGATTGATCAACGCTGGGCGAAGTTTCTCGCGCATTGCGCGCTACTGCCGTTGTACCTGCCGAACGATCCGCAGGTCAGTCAAGAGTTGCTGGAACGCCTGCAACCGGAAGGTGTGCTGTTGACCGGCGGTGGCAGTTGTCAGGCCCTGTCGGGCAGCGTTGATTGCCGGGATCAAACCGAAGCGATGTTGCTTGCATGGGCGCAACACAAGCAGTTGCCGGTACTCGGTGTGTGCCGCGGCATGCAAGTCATGCTGGCCGCTGCCGGGGGCATGCTGGAACGGGTTGCCGGCCATGTCGGCAGCCACGAAATCACATTTCGCGGTGTGAATCGGCGGGTCAATTCATTCCACGATTACGGTTTTTTGTCCGTAACGGCAGGCTACGAAATCGAGGCGCTGAGCGCGGACGGAGTGATCGAAGCGGTCAGCCATCCGGGCAAGCGCCATAGCGCAGTGATGTGGCACCCCGAACGTAATCCCCATTTTGACGATGCCGACATATCCCTGGTGCGGCAGGTTTTTGGAGTTTCACCATGA